A genomic stretch from Lathyrus oleraceus cultivar Zhongwan6 chromosome 2, CAAS_Psat_ZW6_1.0, whole genome shotgun sequence includes:
- the LOC127119556 gene encoding pentatricopeptide repeat-containing protein At2g02750 encodes MKSDITVTKLVANGLYKEALQLYSHLHASSSSHTRNSFTFPILLKACSNLSSPSPSQTQILHAHLFKTGFHSHPHTSTALTASYAANSHSFPDALKLFDEMPQPSITAFNAVLSGLSGNGPYGQAFGLLREIGLRNLRPNSVTIASLVSARDVKNQSHVQQVHCFALKLGVECDVYVSTSLVTGYSKCGDLISSNEVFENARVKNVVTYNAFVSGLLCNGFPRLVFDVFKDMMMGLEEKPNMVTLVSVFSACGTLLNIRLGKQVHGLSMKLEACDHIMVVTALVDMYSKCGCWGSAFHVFNESEKRNLITWNSMIAGMMMNSESERAVKVFERMVDEGVLPDSATWNSLICGFAQKGVCVEAFKYFRKMQCVGVAPCLKIVTSLLSACADSSVLRSGKEIHGYALRICVDTDEFFATALIDMYMKCGCASLARCVFDQFDAKPDDPAFWNALIGGYGRNGDYESALEIFDEMLDEMVQPNSVTFVSVLSACSHSGQVERGLHIFRMIREYGLDPTPEHFGCVVDLLGRSGRLGEARELVQELAEPPTSVFDSLLGACRSYLDSNLGEEMAKKLLDMEPENPAPLVVLSNIYAALGRWRDVERIRGLILDKGLDKLTGVSMIEVA; translated from the coding sequence ATGAAGAGTGATATAACAGTAACAAAACTAGTAGCAAATGGATTATACAAAGAAGCCCTTCAACTCTATTCTCACCTCCACGCTTCTTCTTCCTCCCACACTCGTAACTCCTTCACCTTCCCCATTCTCCTCAAAGCATGTTCCAATCTATCTTCTCCTTCCCCTTCCCAAACCCAAATCCTCCATGCCCATCTCTTCAAAACCGGTTTCCACTCCCACCCTCACACCTCCACCGCCCTCACCGCCTCCTATGCTGCCAACTCTCACTCTTTCCCCGACGCCCTCAAGCTGTTCGACGAAATGCCTCAGCCAAGTATCACCGCCTTCAACGCTGTACTTTCTGGACTCTCCGGAAATGGGCCTTACGGTCAAGCTTTTGGGCTTTTACGTGAGATTGGGCTTCGGAATCTTAGGCCCAATTCTGTAACCATCGCGTCTTTAGTTTCCGCACGTGATGTAAAGAATCAAAGTCACGTGCAGCAGGTTCATTGCTTCGCGCTCAAGTTAGGAGTTGAATGTGATGTTTATGTTTCAACTTCGCTGGTCACTGGTTATTCGAAATGTGGGGATTTGATTTCGTCCAATGAGGTTTTTGAAAATGCGCGCGTGAAAAATGTTGTTACTTACAATGCTTTCGTGTCGGGGTTGTTGTGTAACGGGTTTCCTCGTCTTGTTTTTGATGTTTTTAAGGATATGATGATGGGTTTGGAGGAAAAGCCGAATATGGTGACTTTGGTGTCTGTTTTTTCAGCATGTGGTACTCTTTTGAATATTCGTTTGGGGAAGCAAGTACATGGGCTTAGTATGAAACTAGAAGCTTGTGATCATATTATGGTGGTGACTGCACTTGTTGATATGTATTCGAAATGTGGTTGTTGGGGTTCTGCTTTTCATGTTTTTAATGAAAGTGAAAAGAGGAACTTGATCACTTGGAACTCTATGATTGCGGGGATGATGATGAATTCAGAGAGTGAGAGGGCTGTTAAAGTGTTTGAGAGAATGGTGGATGAAGGGGTTTTGCCTGATTCAGCAACATGGAACTCTTTGATTTGTGGGTTTGCACAAAAAGGGGTGTGTGTGGAAGCTTTTAAGTACTTTAGGAAAATGCAATGTGTTGGCGTCGCTCCATGTTTGAAGATTGTGACTAGTCTTTTGTCTGCGTGTGCTGATTCATCTGTGTTGCGAAGTGGGAAAGAGATACATGGGTATGCTTTGAGAATATGTGTTGATACGGATGAATTTTTTGCAACTGCTTTGATTGACATGTATATGAAATGTGGGTGTGCTTCATTGGCACGATGTGTTTTTGATCAGTTTGATGCAAAACCAGATGATCCTGCATTTTGGAATGCATTGATAGGAGGGTATGGAAGGAATGGAGACTATGAGTCTGCTTTAGAAATCTTTGATGAAATGTTGGATGAAATGGTTCAACCAAACAGTGTAACATTTGTTAGTGTTCTATCTGCTTGTAGTCACAGTGGTCAAGTTGAGAGAGGATTACATATTTTCAGAATGATTAGGGAGTATGGTTTGGATCCAACGCCTGAGCATTTTGGTTGTGTTGTTGATCTTTTGGGTCGATCTGGCCGGTTGGGCGAAGCTCGAGAGCTGGTGCAAGAATTAGCAGAACCTCCTACATCTGTTTTTGATTCTTTGCTTGGTGCATGTAGGTCCTACCTAGATTCCAATCTTGGGGAAGAAATGGCCAAGAAACTTCTTGATATGGAGCCGGAAAATCCAGCTCCACTTGTGGTTTTGTCAAACATATATGCTGCATTGGGGAGATGGAGAGACGTAGAAAGGATAAGAGGGTTGATCTTGGATAAAGGATTGGACAAACTCACTGGTGTTAGCATGATAGAAGTTGCATGA
- the LOC127119557 gene encoding SNF1-related protein kinase regulatory subunit gamma-1-like, which translates to MAQAQEVTPITPLSKCDSYFETIQSRKKLPHTLQETLTDSFAKIPVSSFPGVPGGKVIEILADTPVGEAVKILSECNILAAPVKDPDAEIGSDWRGRYLGIIDYSAIILWVMESAELAAVALSAGTATAAGVGAGTVGALGALALGVTGPAAIAGLTAAAVGAAVAGGVAADKTMAKDAPQAANNLGEDFYKVILQEEPFKSTTVGSILKSYRWAPFVPVAKNSAMLTVLLLLSKYRLRNVPVIEPGNPDIVNFITQSAVVQGLEGCRGRDWFDSIAARPLSDLGLPFMSADKVISVQSNELILEAFKIMRDHQIGGLPVVEGPTKTIVGNLSIRDIRYLLLKPEIFSNFRNLTVMDYMKKIVSASYEPGKVTRPITCKPDSTLQSVIHTLASQSIHRIYTVDENDQVVGVITLRDVISCFINEPDYHFDDYYGFAVKDMLNH; encoded by the exons ATGGCGCAAGCGCAAGAGGTCACACCAATCACCCCACTTTCAAAATGCGACAGCTACTTTGAAACCATACAATCCAGAAAGAAACTACCACATACATTGCAGGAGACATTGACAGATTCATTTGCAAAGATTCCGGTTTCTTCTTTTCCAGGAGTTCCAGGAGGAAAAG TGATTGAAATTCTAGCAGACACACCTGTTGGTGAAGCTGTTAAGATTCTGTCTGAATGCAACATTTTAGCTGCTCCCGTTAAAGACCCTGACGCAGAAATTGGTTCAGATTGGAGAGGCAGATACCTTGGCATCATAGATTATTCAGCCATTATTCTCTGGGTGATGGAGAGTGCAGAGCTTGCTGCAGTTGCTCTATCAGCTGGTACAGCAACAGCTGCAGGAGTTGGCGCGGGAACTGTCGGTGCTTTGGGAGCATTAGCATTAGGAGTTACAGGTCCTGCTGCAATTGCTGGACTAACTGCTGCTGCAGTAGGTGCAGCAGTGGCAGGTGGTGTTGCTGCAGATAAAACCATGGCTAAAGATGCTCCTCAAGCTGCAAATAACCTTGGTGAAGATTTTTACAAAGTAATATTGCAAGAAGAACCCTTCAAGTCAACAACG GTGGGATCAATACTGAAATCATACCGATGGGCACCTTTTGTTCCAGTTGCAAAAAACAGTGCTATGTTGACCGTCTTACTGCTTCTCTCAAAATATCGGCTGAGGAATGTACCGGTGATAGAACCTGGTAATCCAGACATTGTAAACTTCATTACTCAGTCAGCAGTTGTCCAAGGCCTAGAAGGATGCAGAGGAAGAGATTGGTTCGACAGCATTGCAGCCAGGCCTCTATCTGATCTTGGACTTCCTTTTATGTCTGCTGATAAG GTTATTAGTGTCCAGAGCAATGAATTGATTCTTGAAGCTTTCAAGATTATGAGGGATCATCAAATTGGTGGTCTTCCTGTTGTAGAGGGGCCAACTAAAACAATTGTTGGAAACTTGAGCATTAGAGACATCAGATACTTGTTGCTAAAGCCTGAAATCTTCTCCAATTTCAG GAACCTCACTGTCATGGATTACATGAAGAAAATTGTCTCAGCATCTTATGAACCTGGAAAAGTCACTCGGCCAATAACATGCAAGCCTGACTCAACTCTGCAGAGCGTGATTCATACTCTTGCTTCACAGTCTATTCACAGGATTTATACAGTAGATGAAAATGATCAAGTAGTTGGTGTCATCACACTGAGAGATGTCATCTCTTGTTTCATCAACGAACCTGACTACCATTTTGACGATTACTACGGATTTGCAGTGAAAGATATGCTGAATCACTGA